AAATCACTTTATTCGCCTTCCACCTTCGAATTTCATTTCGATCACTTCGGAAAGGGTATCATCGATCATCTTCTGATAATCAGGAAAGATATTTATTTCAATCCCGGAAAGTTGTTCATGATCTGAAACTGTTTTGGGATGTCGGCTGATTAATGAACAACAATCTTTATATTCTTCAATTGAATCTTCAAATGTGCCAATTTGTTTGGCCATCTTGACAATATCATTTTTACTGTAAGTCAACAGGGGGCGAAAAACCGGTAAGTCTGTGGCATGTGAAAGCGAAACGATATTGGGCAGCGTTTGAGAAGCCACTTGTCCCAGGCTATCCCCATTTACTATTGCCTGAGCATGAATTTTATTGCCGAGCTGTTCGGCTACCCGCGCCATAAAGCGGCGGAAAATAACCAGGTCATATGGCACTTTATGGCCGAGTAATGCGATGTCAAAATAAGTGTAGGGGACAAGATAGAGCCGGGAGCGGAGAGTGTGGTTGCTCAAATGTTGAGCGATGCGAGTGACTTTATAGGAATCAGCTTCGTCTTGCTGCATGGATGTCGCGGTAAAGTGAATAAAATCTACAGAACAGCCGCGGCCTGCAATCAAATAAACCGCGACGGGTGAATCAATACCGCCTGATAGCAACGCAATAACTTTTCCTGCCGTGCCCACCGGCAGCCCGCCAGGCCCTCTCTCTTTTCTACTGAAGATATAGTAACTATCCGCCTGAAATTCTGCATAAAATGTTTCGTCCGGGTTGGTGAGATCTACCTTGTCCCAGTCCGTGTTTGTTATGATGGCATGCCCTAATTGACCTTCGATTTGAATGGAATTGAAGGGCAAAGATTTTACCGCTCGTTTTACCCGCACACAAAAGGTTTTGCCAGGCGAGAATCTTTTTTTGGCCAGTTCGATAAAATGGTTTTCTAATTGGGCTGTATCTGACTCATGCGATTCTCCAATAAAATCTTGATGAGGAACTTTTTTTGCAGATGTGAGCCAGGCAACACCAAAAATCTCCCGGACCTTTTGGAATATTGCTTCACTTGAGCTTTCATATTTATCCGGAATGACCACATACAGATACCCCCGAGTCTCATAGACCGGACAGTCAAATCCTATATTTTTTAACATGAACCTGATGTTTTCTTTGAGCTTTTTACGAAAAACAGGCTGATTTTTCCCCTTCAATCCAATTTCACTGTCATAGTGGATGAGGATTGTGTTTGAATAGTTTTGTGATGAAGATAGCACCGAGATGAATTTTGTATTTTTGCTATTTGAGATATATCTGTTTTTCATCTTTTCCTTT
The candidate division KSB1 bacterium genome window above contains:
- the thiI gene encoding tRNA 4-thiouridine(8) synthase ThiI, giving the protein MKNRYISNSKNTKFISVLSSSQNYSNTILIHYDSEIGLKGKNQPVFRKKLKENIRFMLKNIGFDCPVYETRGYLYVVIPDKYESSSEAIFQKVREIFGVAWLTSAKKVPHQDFIGESHESDTAQLENHFIELAKKRFSPGKTFCVRVKRAVKSLPFNSIQIEGQLGHAIITNTDWDKVDLTNPDETFYAEFQADSYYIFSRKERGPGGLPVGTAGKVIALLSGGIDSPVAVYLIAGRGCSVDFIHFTATSMQQDEADSYKVTRIAQHLSNHTLRSRLYLVPYTYFDIALLGHKVPYDLVIFRRFMARVAEQLGNKIHAQAIVNGDSLGQVASQTLPNIVSLSHATDLPVFRPLLTYSKNDIVKMAKQIGTFEDSIEEYKDCCSLISRHPKTVSDHEQLSGIEINIFPDYQKMIDDTLSEVIEMKFEGGRRIK